In one Sphingobacterium daejeonense genomic region, the following are encoded:
- the ribH gene encoding 6,7-dimethyl-8-ribityllumazine synthase: MSSTLKNLSDFSHLQVGNAENLKFAIVVSQWNAQITGALLNGAYKGLLDHGAKEENIELIEVPGSYELISGSDIALRNAELDAVITLGCVIQGETRHFDFICDAVANGIANVGIKYNKPVIFGVLTTDNEQQALDRAGGKHGNKGEEAAITAIQMALIHKNH; this comes from the coding sequence ATGTCAAGTACCTTAAAAAACCTTTCAGACTTTTCACATCTTCAGGTGGGGAATGCTGAGAATTTAAAGTTTGCGATTGTAGTTTCTCAATGGAATGCACAGATTACTGGCGCCCTCTTGAACGGTGCGTATAAAGGATTGTTGGATCACGGAGCTAAAGAAGAAAACATTGAACTTATTGAGGTTCCCGGCAGTTATGAGCTGATCTCAGGAAGTGATATTGCTTTACGCAATGCTGAATTGGATGCTGTTATTACTTTAGGATGTGTAATTCAAGGTGAAACCCGCCATTTTGACTTTATCTGTGATGCTGTAGCAAATGGAATCGCAAATGTGGGGATAAAATATAATAAACCTGTAATTTTTGGGGTATTAACTACCGACAATGAACAACAGGCATTGGATAGAGCTGGAGGAAAACACGGAAACAAAGGAGAAGAGGCTGCCATTACGGCAATCCAAATGGCTTTAATACATAAAAATCATTAG